Part of the Budorcas taxicolor isolate Tak-1 chromosome Y, Takin1.1, whole genome shotgun sequence genome, CATGTTCTGCCCCTCCTAAGCCCACTTTCTTGAATAGATATGAAACAACTGTTGAGGTTGCATTCTGGAGCATGTCCCTGCTATTTCtgaaggcattttaaaaaatttcttcatatttcttttacaaatgatttattttaattggaatagaattactgtgtattactgtgatggtttttgacatatacatcaacatgaatcaggtacatggatacatgtgtccccctatcctgaacaCAACTCAAACCTCCCTTGTTACACCATGCTTCTGGGTTCTTCCGCAGCACAAGAATTGGATGCATCTTTtctgcattgaacttgcactggtcatctcttttacatatggtaatgtaccttcaatgctattttctcaaatcatcccatccttgaACTCTCCCATTGAGTCTAAGAGTATGTTCTTTGTATGTGGATCTTTTTCACTCGCCTTCATGCAGGgtcattgttactgtcttcctatatcccatttatatgcattaataaacaatatttgcctctctctttctaactttcttttttaactctgaataataggctgcAGGTTGAACTGCCTCATTAaaagtgacacaaatatatgttttttctctagctaagtaatattccacctGGATATATAGCAaaacttccttatattttcatctgAAGATGTGCATCTAGATTACTTCCATGTCATAGCTTTTGTAAAGAGAATTGAaataaacactggggtacatgtggcTCTTGATTGTAATTCCCTCTGGCTATATGCCAAGAAGTGGGGTTGTtcggtcatatgacagttctagtCCAAGTTTCTCAAGGAATCTCCAATctgttctgcatacaggttgtACCAGTTTGTGGTACCACTAACAGTGTATTAGGGTtaacttttctccacactctctccaggatttcgtgcttgtagaatttctggtgatggccactctgagcagtgtgatatgactacacattaatttttaatttctgtttccctAATGATGAATGATTTTAAGCATATTTCCTGTGTTTGTTggcaatctgtatgtcttctttaaagacaTGTCTGTTTATGGCTTTTGTCCCCTtttaatgatgctgtgaaagtacttcactcaatatgccagcaaatttggaaaactcagcagtggctaaaggactggaaaaggtcagttttcattccaatcccaaagaaaggcagtgccaaagaatgctcaaatcactGCACAGTTGCatccatctcacacgctagttaagtaatgctcaaaattctccaagccaggcttcagtaatacatgaaccatgaactttcagatgttcaagcaggttttacaaaaggtagaggaaccagagatcaaaatgccaacatcagctggatcattgacaaagcaagagagttccagaatgacatctatttctgctttattgactatgtcaaagtctttgactgtgtggatcacaataaactgtggaaaattctgaaagagatgggaataccagactacctgaactgcctcttgagaaacctatatgcaggtcaagaagcaacagttagaacaggacatggaactacagactggttccaaataggaaaatgagtccaTGACGGCTACATATTGTGACTTTGCtcgtttaatttatatgcagagtacatgataagaaacgctgggctggaagaagcacaagctggaatgaagactgccgggagaaatatcaatcacctcaaatatgcagatgacaccactcttatggcagaaagtgataaggaactaaaaagcttcttgatgaaactgaaagaggagagtgaaaatgttggctgaaagctcaaaattcagaaaactaagatcatgacatgtggtcccatgacttcatgggaaatagatggggaaacagtggaaacagtgtcagattttattttggggcggctccaaaatcactgcagatactgattgcagccatgagaccAAAAGGCTCTTACCCTAtgaaagaaaagttaggaccatcctagatagcatattgaaaagcagagacattattttgccaacaaagttttgtctagtcaagactatggtttttccaatagtcatgtatggatatgagagttggactgtgaagaaagctgagcactgcagaattgatgcttttgagctgtagtgttggaaaagactcttgagagtcccttggactgcaaggaggtccaaccagtccattctaaagaagatcattcctgggtgttctttggaagggatgatgctaaagctgaaaccccagtactctggctacctcatgtgaagagttgactcattggaaaatctctgaagcttggagggattggaggcaggagaaggggacaacagaggatgagatggctggatggcatcactgacttgatggacatgagtttgcgtgaactccgggagtcggtgatggacagggagtcctggtgtgctgcaatttatggggtctcaaaaagtcacacacgactgaactgaactgaactgaactgaactgaactgaactgaagcaactgacaaagaattaatctcaaaaatatacaagcaactcctgaacctcaattccaggaaaataaacgaccccATGATAAAATAGGCAAAAggactaaacaaacatttctccaaagatgacatacggaatgctaacaaacatatgaaaagatgctcaacatcactcattatcagaaaaatgcaaatcaaaactataatgaggtaccattccatgccagtcagaatgactgctatccaaaagtctacaagcaataaatgctggggagggtgtggagaaaagggaaccctcttacactgttagtgggattgcaaactagtacagccactatggagaacactgtggagattccttaaaaaacaaacaaacacaaacagacaagcaaaaaacactgcaaataaaactgtcatacgacccagaaatcccactgctgggcatacacaccaaggaaaccagaattgaaagaggcaagtgtaccccaatgttcatcacagcactatttctaatagccaggacatggatgcGTGATGGATGTCCATgagcagactaatggataagaaagctgtggtacatatacacaatggggtattcctcagctactaaaaagaatacgtttcaatcagttctagtgaagtggatgaaactgaagcctattatacatagtgaatttagccagaaagaaaaataccagtaGAGTAAACTAGCGCCTATatgcagaatttagaaagatggtaatgataaacctgtacgtgagatagcaaaatagacacagatgtatagaacagtcttttggactctatgagagagggcgagggtgggatgatttgggataatggcattgaaacatgcgtAATATTATTTGTCAAACGAATAGCCAGACCAGGTTCGATATAATAGAGAGATATGTTTTCATAACATAAACTATTGATACCAagcttagattttagaattatttcccaCTCCATGttccatctcaacaggaaagagccaaagttgttgctgactcaatcactccaagagctgggaaacctgaaaaagaaactgaacctgcactGAGATTTTCTGTCACATTTATGATCAAGCTCTAAGTCCAagactgtttttcctttcttgtactaAGCAGTCCCTTCTTAAGATTGTAAAGCATGGAAatcgagagagagaggtaggagatTTTTGACCTCCTCATgttcaaaagtaattttaatcAGAGAAGCTAGAAAGgacagaaactaaggaaaatAATCAAGCAATAGAGAATAGTTATGATTTAGCCATTAAGCAAATTCAAGGGTCTTTAGTCCTTCCTCAAGGGCcatcgtggagaaggaaatggcaacccactccagtgttcttgcctggaaaatcccagggacgggggagcctggtggcctgccatctctggggtcgcacagaatcggacatgactgaagcgaattagcagcagcagcagcagcagcaagggccaTCGATAACATTCTGAGCAATATCCTGTGAACAGTTTTAGAGATGCTAAAGCCCAAGCCAGGCAGAAATGTAAGTACCTAGTTGGAACTAGACGGTCGATGATGTGGACTCCCAATATCCTCAGTAATAGGCCATTAGTAGAATGTCCCAATATTGATCACAGACCCCATGTTCCACCCTCGCtcagtcattaaaatatttcccctgaaAGTATTTGGAGATTTGCGTCTTTGAAGCACCAGCTGCTAAGACACCTTGCTCGGTCCTACAGTAAGCacttccccgccccgcccccccccccgcccccccaccactGAAACCCAGTCAGTTCATAAATTTTTTTGCACAGAAGCAAGTAGACCAAGTTTGTGAGAGTAACACTGCTGAAtattaagaatgtgtgtatagaaggatgataaatcacttgtatttcagaaataaactaGATTTATCGATGTGATTTTTCGATAAccatgtatgcaagacagcaaaagagacacgggtgtctagaacagtcttttggactctgtgggagagtgagagggtgggatgatttgggagcatggcattgaaacatgtataatatcatatatgaaatgagtcgccagcccaggttcaatgcatgatatgggatgcttggggctggtgcactgggatgacccagagggatggtacaggttgtgaggagggaaggggttcaggaaggggaacacgtgtatacctgtggcggatatatgttaatgtatggcaaaccaaatacaataatgtaaagtaattaccctccaattaaaataaatgaatgtattttttttaaaagaaatcatccaaaaacctccatacctacattgaaaccaagcaccacccaagagccgataagttccagagcaagacataccatgcaaatactccagcaacacaggaacatagcccggagcttcaatatacaggctgcccaaagagcaaacccatagacatctcaaaactcaatactggacacttcattgcactccggagagaagagatgcagctccacccaccagaacaccgacgcgaacttccctaaccaggaaaattgacaagccactcatccaaccccacccacagggaggaacctccacaataaagaggaaccacaaactgccagaaagagaaaggctatcccaaacacagcaaccaaagaaaaaaaaacaaacaaacaaacaaaaaaaaaaaacctttagtaatgagattttgcatccttcatggttttggttactatttctgtAAAGAGTCTGTATTTTAAGTTGATGCTGAAGTAAACACTGGTTGAACATTACCCTtcaattgctaggagaccagtgacttTGTGATGTCACAACTAAACTTtgattgctaggagaccagtgatttTGCGATGTCACAGCTTTTTGACTGGGAGGACCTCTGTGATGGTCGAGAGAGTTTCTCTCTGCATGTCAGGCAGACATCATTTGAAGCTGAAccagacaaatgagaaaattatctgaagaaatgtttctctgagatggcacatatttcttcagaaattcaagatggGCCTCCTAAAGATGAACCCACTGGTTCAGAAACCTCCATTAGATCTtcttcttatgattatacaactGGGGACTCAGTTTTGAGATCTATGATTGAAGAATATGCTTTTCAGGCTTTGTCTGAGGATCTTGTGATCAAAAGGCCACACTACacatattctgtctctgaaacagatgatgcgaataattttctttcactcacatttccacaaaaactttggaatatagttgaaagtGATCAGTTTGAATCTATTTGGTGGGATGACACAGGCACATGTATAGTGATCAATGAAGAACTCTTTAAGAAAGAAGTCTTGGAGAGAAAGGAtcctttcagaatatttgaaaccaagagcATGAAGAGTTTAATTCGACAGCTTAACCTTTATGGATTTCATAAAAAGCGCCAAACTGTTCAAAGATCGGCTTCACTacctgtctttctggaagaagaaaacaacatctctcttttgactaaggtattccaaaattttcacttattgCCAATATGTCAGATTAAACCATGTGACCTAGAAAGCATGTTCATATATGTAGCTAAAACAGAATTTAAACTTGAGATAACAAGTTgttgaaatagttttatttttttgaagttgaAAACAGCTGGAGGTTAAAATATTGGATGTTAACAAACTTTCCTAGCAACTTGAAACCAGACATAAGTTCTGAAGCTACTTGAAGTGGTATTTACTGTATATATGCAACATACTTTTAGTTGAGCATATTCTTTCTAACATGTTACCTGTTAAAACTACCAACAGAGGTATTTGATTTGATGTTATTTAATTGGTTCCATTAAAGgaatatgtttttataaattagCTTTGTTTGTCAGTTTTACCTTGGTTTATAAAGAAActaaataatttaattctttgaTTTTAGTTACAGACCTACTATAATCCAAATTTCAAAAGAGGCCATCCCCAACTTTTAGTAAGAATGCAAAGAAGAGTTGGAATTAACAATGTGTCTCCAATATCTTCATTAGTTCAAAGTAACAAGAAGCATGCTAAAGCAAGTGTCAAAAAAGATGATCATAACTCtgaatttcttccagaaatgagCGGAGAGACTGCATGTCCAGCCTCCACAAGTTTAAGTGTGCCTTTCATACAAAAGCCTCATACCAGCCAGATAGTCACTAATACAAGTGCCCTATCTCCATGTGCCTTACCTACCCCATCAGCAATATCAGTTAGACACACAGACCAGATTGTGGTAGATCAACCTGAAGTTTTAAAAACGTTGAGCATTTTTAATTGGCACTCACAGAGCAGCTATACTCAAGGAAACGGCCACGTTGAGGACTTTGCTACTACAACTACATCTCCTTCTCGGAACCACATCGAATCTCCATTACAGAGGAGTTATTCTGGACTGATGGTGGAACCTTCCAAATTTCCAGACAGGCATAGCGATATGTCAGCCCATGACAGTCCTTTTCTTAACCTGCAAGAGAGAGGCAACTCATGGTTCTCAGTGCCAACAATCGCTTATACATCTGCCTCCTCTCTTTCGAGTAAACTCATCAATAATCATCATTATGTGAAAACCATCCTAATTAAAGCTGACCTATCAAATACGTGTCAGATTATGGAGCCTAAAGGATATTGAAATTTATGTTCGGACATGTCAACAGATATCTACAATTCTTGTATTTGAACAATAAATTTCCATGTTCATcttcatagtttcattttttattttcaaacaaggAAGAGTAAAATGAGGCTTTAGTTCAATGGTTGGCTATTTTACTTCATGGTTTTATAAACTTGTCAGTTCAAGAAAACATCCATTATGCATCCTAGGTAAATGACACCTGGTATAATATTTGTAAGCAACAAAATGagaacaaagggaaaagaggtaatgGATGTAAAGTGATTTCTGAACTCACCCCTGATGAAATGAAGGGGTGCTAAATTAAGATGGTATGGGTGAAGGAAGAGATGcaaataaagttagaaaaatgaaaatacacagtATGAACTTTCGTGCCTTCACTCGTTATATTCTATTAGTTACTGGTAGAGTCTTAAAAGGTTAGACAGCAGATTGCTTTCATTAAAGAAATTCATTCTGTCCTTGAAAATATAGATACTGCAGCATGTCCAAAGTCTTGATCACAATTATGCCATCACTGTGATAACAAAGATAACGTGACATAATCAGTGACTGGCCCATGATCAGCACAAGATATGTACTTTACAAGTGGTATTCTATAGGGTCGTTTTGGTCTGCTGTCCTTAAGGACCCTCTTTATTTCCTGACACCAAGATTCCACCCTATAATTCCAAATGAATTTTTAGACATTGCTTATCTGTCACCACAGAGACAGAATAATTTCCTGGTGGTGACTGCAGCACATCAACGTGGTTAAAAAGTTCTTGAAAGACATGATATCTGTTTTCCTTAGTAATTTCATTATCTTTCTCTTATACTGTGCTTCTGAAGCTACAATCACGCAAATTATTTTCAATCATGCTAAGCCCCTTCTCACAACTTTGTCTCAACACTTTCTTCGGATTAGAAGGAACTTATGTTTGCCCTCCCATGAAGGAGAGCACAGATATCAGGTCCTCATGTATCTTTCACCTCAGCTGAAACATAGAGCCTACCAATGACACATTTTAAGTGCTTACTGAATTATCAATAAAGAAACGTAATAACCAATCAAATGCTCTACACATTACTCAACAACATTCTATAACCTGCACTACTATCATAATTCACCGTTGCTATTGACTGAGAAAATTTTCccagttgaaaaatatttattatatttacctGGATGTACGATTTCTCGGGTGGCATGTTCTCCCGtgttttgaagaatatttcaCGTTTGcatgtcatttttctcttgtgttatttTGTTGTGTCAATCAAAGTCTTTTGCATAGGCAAATAGGAGTAGATGCTTTCCTGGAGTTCTCTTACTTTTTGGAGGACCCATTGgtgttgacaatttaatctcaGATTCCCCTGCCCTTTGtaaatccagctcgaacatctggaaactcatggttcacattctgttgacacttgacttggggaattttgagcagttctttgcgactctgtgctgttgctgctgctgctaagtcgcgtcagtcttgtccgaccctgtgcgaccccgtagacagcagcccaccaggctctgctgtccctgggattctccaggcaagaacactggagtgggttgccatttccttctccagtgcatgaaagtgaaaagaaaaagtgaagtcgctcagtcgtgtctgactcttcacgaccccatggactgaagcctaccaggctactccatccatgggattttccagccaagagtactggggtgggttgccattgccttctccgtgactgtgtgagatgtgtgcaattaaGCAGTTGTGTGGACATTc contains:
- the LOC128070942 gene encoding heat shock transcription factor, Y-linked-like; the protein is MAHISSEIQDGPPKDEPTGSETSIRSSSYDYTTGDSVLRSMIEEYAFQALSEDLVIKRPHYTYSVSETDDANNFLSLTFPQKLWNIVESDQFESIWWDDTGTCIVINEELFKKEVLERKDPFRIFETKSMKSLIRQLNLYGFHKKRQTVQRSASLPVFLEEENNISLLTKLQTYYNPNFKRGHPQLLVRMQRRVGINNVSPISSLVQSNKKHAKASVKKDDHNSEFLPEMSGETACPASTSLSVPFIQKPHTSQIVTNTSALSPCALPTPSAISVRHTDQIVVDQPEVLKTLSIFNWHSQSSYTQGNGHVEDFATTTTSPSRNHIESPLQRSYSGLMVEPSKFPDRHSDMSAHDSPFLNLQERGNSWFSVPTIAYTSASSLSSKLINNHHYVKTILIKADLSNTCQIMEPKGY